In Hemiscyllium ocellatum isolate sHemOce1 chromosome 2, sHemOce1.pat.X.cur, whole genome shotgun sequence, the genomic stretch CTTGTTTCTTTTGGTCATAGGATAGAATCCCCTGGTTGTGCACGTTGCATGAAATATTAATGAGGTAAACTGAAAGTTTTAAGTTTTTTTGTCAAATAAGATTAGAGTTAAGTAATGGAGCAAAAGTAGACATTAACAATAAATTTGTGCATATGTTATCTGATCAGATTAGTAAATTCTGTAAATAAGCTTTTTGTGCTTGAGCTTCAATCACTAAAAACTTCAGTACTGATGAAATTTTGTAATGTGGTGAAGCGCGATGGATGTAGATCTTGCATTTATTTGTAGATTTGAATATGTATTCATGATGAGTAACAATTATATTTAACAATAGGGAAATTTCATTTGGAGAAAACATGATCCTTGCTTGCTCTTCTCTGAAAAGAATGTATCGAAGAATTCTGACTGGTGAGCAAAGTGCTGTCAACAGAACTTTAAAAGAGAACCAGGAGCAATCACAACTTGGCTGCAGCAAGAACATCTTGTTTGTATATCTTCATGGCCCCATACAATTGATTACTAAGAGGTTAGACAGTAGAAAAGGACATTTCATGTCACCTTCTTTGCTACAATCTCAGTTTGCCACACTAGAACCACCGGAGGGTACTGAGAATTTCATTAACATTAGTATTGAGAACAGCATTTCAGAGATAGTGACTGAGATTGAAAGACATTTAGGTTAAAATTTTTTGTTTGAGGTCAGCAGAAAGCAATGACTGCACTGTACTGATAGAAATAAATGATCCATGTCGCTAATTGCCAGTTATATTGTGACATGCAATTAATACAGTATACAATGGcattaaaaaaaaaaatcccataCATAAAACCTTAATGACACCTCAGTAATTCACTGGGCAGTACAATTTGCAATTAACTTATATAATACAAATCACATTCTCCAGCCAGCACCAGCATCCAGTAGTATTGGTAAATCAAAAATGCTAGTCAATCCATTGCAGTTTGGAGTATTAGTAGTAATTGAATGAAAAAAGGTCTCTGACATAGGAAGATtagcctttggtttgtttgattGTGAGCAGAAGGAAAAAGATTCAACAAGTTCTTCTCCAAACACTTCAGACTGATAATTGATACTTAATGGTGACATCGACAGGAGTTAGCAATTCTGGTTGGATACCATCTACACACGATCGTAATATTTAATTTTGGACTGCTCTGTTTTAAACAATCAATTAATGACTTGATTTTAAGATTGTATAAATGTTCAGACTTAATTTCTCTAAATATAATGAAATACTTCTGCAGTAGTTTGCAAACCTGACAAGTTCAAAGTTCTCTTCTTAATAAAGCAAATAAAAGAACCATCCACATTTCCCACTACCATGAACACAATGAGAAAAAGTTGCGCAGTAATGATGTTACTGGACTAAAATTCAGCAATCCAAGCAAATTCTCTGGGGACGTCAGTTTAAATGCAATCGTGGCGAAATTGGTGGAATTAAACTTAATAAATCCagatttttttgtaaatatatttattagcaaatttttttaactttacaaacatataaacttattgaaaaatacagtataataaaaaaagtTACAATACCgctactgtctactaactactaacctgcccattaatacaaaacaaaccctaacactgtgcaaagcaacaccaaaaaaatgcaaaaatcccaaaaaaaacacaaaatacagaacaactATGCTCCActcaaagctcccaaacaaaggaacgggagcattgtatatacacctgtattaactcaggagacccccctccagggcccacagcttgacaaatctaaccatcctggttaaacaaacgcccttgttaagataactgacaaatttaTCTCCAAacaactcaagtagggctgcatatcttataaaaatggtctgttgtgtggtgcatcatgtttgttaaaaaaaaagtcaagggaatgtgctccataattaatttctgccatcccagcaagcccagcaggttctcagacacccaattcatcagaatattcttccgtgcgcAGTATGCAagaaaatagtttcttcccatgtccgtctaaagatggtaaatttggtagacctaagaggagagatattgggtctactttgacttcagtcctcaatacactctatctctcccgccacaacGCTTCAGTAAACACGGAgtctgtggcatgtccagaagcaatgggtaagagtacctacacttattttacatttggggcacactgaagatgcttcttttttttttaaaacttcgccagacggtctggtgccagatgaatcCTGTGCAGAATTTTTAACTGTGTAGCACgccctattacagattgagatctttctcatattctcccatatgttcttcCATGTTttagaagagatctccactcctaatTCTTGCTCCCAGACATCACgtaaccagttaatatcctgccaggccttgccacccagcaggcgatagagggcactaaccgaaagggtgcttgtggaacgtagcaacaacctctctgtgtCAGGCTGATGGGGCTTAGTGAGAAGAGTAGTCTTCTTATATCCCCTTTTAGAGATCCTTGAACCCCtcagagggagaaccctgctttcAAAGCACcgagcacaagtaaataaagactcatagagttgaagaactatatatacaaaaactactccatcataactataaacaactattactaccaaaaaactacaaaaaaaaccaactataaaaccttgaatggaagccCCTTCCCCCTACCCATAgagggcactcaccctacccatcccctccttcacagctccttcaaacccggactgtgccccagccttagaccagaaaaaaaaacaaggaactgattcttaaatcaacagaaaaaagacacagtcaggatgagcactccacccatccctggcttcatgtcacccctacttgtgactaaaagagaaacagaacaaacaaacaaaaagggggagagacatcaaagaacatccacaaaattttccatcagaaaatccagttattttaaaaaaaaaagtacaacgtattccaaggtcttttcccccctttccaaaaagaaaattaatagggagaaagaaaggaataaaaaaaggaagggaaaacacgGAGAAAGATAGAAAAAAGAACAAACATTCACCGTATTCTTCAGGCCATTCCGTCgattttaaagtgtctacaaagtttttagctttatgCACTGCATCGAGTGTATAAATTGAATCCTTGTGGCTGAAATGGAGCactgcggggtatctcatggagtactggatgctcaggttcctcagcctctttttttacttcattgaaggacttcctctttcgaattacagctgcagagaaatcctggaaaacatgatttttgaccctttGTACAACAGTGCCTGAGGATCTTTTCTCAGGAATCTGGAAGCTTCTGTGAccttttgcttgtccttatatgagtggaagtgcactagaACCGAGCGGGGACGCTGCATTGgacctgacctgtgcactgtaacccgatgAGCCCTTTCAATCAACAGCCTGCTGGACTcctgtgaaggcccaaaaacttcagcagccagctttcaaagaagctgagtggctgctcaccttcctcaccttcagggagcccgacaATTCAGAGATTTATCCTCTGACCTCGATTTTTGAGGTCATCGATATGGCCTCGCAAGGCCCGCAGCTCTtactccagcacctggatccgactGCATGAGGACTCCATCGCAGCTTCAGAGGCCTTTGTTTGACCCTCCACCTCCTCGAGCCTCTCCCTGAGGCCCTGGatttcctgctcatgcttctaccgcatggatgtgataggttggacctgggcacgaatgTCCCCACGGATGTCCTCAATCGCAGCCCCAACCTTCGAGCTAATTCTTGTGAGTCTGTCAGATCCCTGGGGGGGGGTTTCAGCAGAGGATGCTGCTGCTGCATTCTATTATGTGATAGGTattgcaggggagtgccctccctgctatTGTTTGCTcattccttttccctttggcatccttcccactcccaaatattaacaaatgtgTGCTTTGTAAGgctttaaactaataattccaccacataagttggccagatatggcaaaaaaaaacaccagtatgCCCTGGCTGTTAGgtagagctgtccacagcagttctacagaatcaccGCCATCTTGCCATGTCCCCAAAAAATCCAGTATTTAAAAAAACTAGCCTCAGTAATAATGGTCAGAGCCTACTGGATTATTATAAAACCCATTAAGTTTACCGTTTATCCTTTAGGGAAAATTCTAACAGTCCTTATCCTGTTTGGCCTACATGCGACTGCAAAAcctacagcaatgttgttgaatgTTCACTGACTGTTCCACAGCTTGGTCAAACCACAGACAAGAGAGTTGAATTCAAGACTtggttgtttttctttcatagaatctctacagtgtgaaagcaggccttcTGAAGACTATCCTACCCAGAGCCCCtgccacatttaccatggctaaccacatgacctacacatccctggacactacagagaaattcagcatagccaatccacccatcTTTgtgctgtgagaggaaactggaggaaacccacacaggcagagggagaatgtgcagactccacactgtcacccaaggctggaatcgagcctggctccctggtgctatgaagtaacagtgctaaacactgagccactatgctaccCCGTCCCTTACATAAACACAACATGTAACAGAGAATAGCATCATAGAGCCCAAGTAAAATTGAAGGCAACCAGGAATTGGAGAAAACTCTCCTTTTGCAGAAAGGTAGGTAGCAGTTATTATTTGATAGCAGTAATCTCATCTGGAAAATATCACGCGGGGTTCTTCAGTTGTGTGCAAACATCATCTTCATAGTGTGACCTTCTCTATAAAGGTGACAAGTGAGAATATATGACCTTCAGTACCATTCTACatatgcttcagtatctgaagagttgtgaaACACCCAAGTGTTCCAGTTTAGGTTGATATAAAATCCCTATGTtacggaaagaggccattcagcccatcaggtctgcactgactctcAAGAGTATCCCCCTCcagccctgtaaccctgcatttacaatGGCTTATCAACCAGccagcacatcactggacactacccaggtccctggcattatgAAGCAGCAGTGATGATAGATGTTGATTTCAATTCCTGGTCTTGAGGATCTGACAGCATCGTCTTTGGGTACTCACATAACTGGcttagattttctcagcttcaaataactccTTCAGGGTTCTAACCAAAAACCCGAGGTCTAGAACTTCCAAACTAAAATCCTTGCACTGACCTTACCTTTTTGAGCTAACTGTATGCTCCAGAACTGATACAATGGATCCAGCTTCAACCAGAATGTCTGCATGGAACCCAAAATGCTTTCCAAGCTATAGATGTTTCCGTCAGCAAATCAAATTAATTCCTATTCCTTCTAACTGAAAGCAGACTAATGACCTTCAAGTCATTATTCTTTCTGTATTTCAAAAGCTGctaaattccaatgagaaaaCCAGGAACATAGACtcattttgatttggagatgtcactAAGTCATTGAAAAGGTAGGGCTCTTGTGGCATAGTGAGAGTGTCCTCACCTTCAAGCCAGGGGGCTGTGCTCCAGAGGTGTTTCATAATAAACTTGAATAGATTGATTAAAACTATCCATCAATGAAATGATCAGCAGTATCTTGAGTGATGAAGAACTCAAAGTACTTTAGTCTGATTTGTCCTGTTGCTCATTCTAGACCAGTTTATTTATGAGGGCACTTTGAGGCACAGGGACCATCCTGTTCAGGAAAGTGACTGTTTGCAATGTTAGTaattccaaaataaaaaaaaaactgattcaaAAGGTCTCCAGAAGGGAAGCAGATCAGCTGAAAAGGCTGTCCaatataaaattaaacaaaaatgcAACCCTCAAACGTTGCTCATGTTTCTGACTGAAGCTCAACATCCACAACCTCCATTTGATAGATGCATTCTGACTCCGTGCAAGGCAATCAGTTTATTTTAGTTTATTTATCTCCATAAATAATGGAGATTTATCAAATGGTACAACATCAATTTGACTTCAGGAGGAAAAGGTTTTTAATTAATCAATACAGGCTAGGTGAAGTTTGTTCATATTCCTCGGACTGTAATACATTATAATTAATCAAGGTCTTACTTTCTAAAGTAAGGAACTCCTGCCCTTGTATTAGTAGGGAACCCACTTTTAGACAAACATTTTCTACCATTAAACAAAGGGTAACCCAGAAACTGACCGACAGGGGCATATTGTCAAATACTACTAGCAGAGTTCAAAATTATCACCATTTGTTACTAGTTACTAGGAAGGTTTCAGATGGTTTCATATTTTAGCATATTTGATTTGGCTTCAGAGGttaatagacaagttcttttgcGACAACTTGCTTGAGGTAATTGAGCTAAATGCATCTTAAAATgataagttttgtttttaaatgcatTTTTGGTTCTATCAGTTaaaacttgttttaaaaaatgtaaaagcCAGTGAATCATGTGAGCCATGTGTCTTTGATAATCAATGTTGTTTAGCATCTTAAATGCTTACCTCTTCAATGATAGGATCAGGCAATTAAACAAATGGTTTTAATTGAAATGCAccaagagatgatcaccttattgagattgtactgtagaactcccaatagtcagcgggaaatagAGAGGCAAATTTGTAAGGACAGTTCAGTTATCTAAGAAGAACAGGGTGGTtatggaggggattttaacttcctaaacatagactgggacagccAGAGTGTTAAGTGCATGAATGGAGAGGAACCtgttatgtttaaaaaaaactttctgattcagtacttgaatgtacctactagtgaAAAGCAAAACCTGACccactgttgggaaataaggcagggcaggtggctgaggtgtcagGAGTACTTTTGGGGCCAGGAATCTTAATTCTATTAGActcaaaacagtgatggaaaaggatagaccgattcgaaaagttaaagttctaaattggaggaaagccaattttgatgttattaggcaggaactttcaaaagttgattgggggcagacgttcgcaggtaaagggacgactggaaagttggaagccttcagaaatgagatgagagtCCAGAGGCTATATGACCCTGTTAGGATGAAGGGtaaagctggtaggtgtagagaatgctggatgactagagagattgaggctttggtcaagaaaaacaaggaagcgtatgtcaggtatagacatcagagatcaagtgaatccctaaaagattataaaggcagtagaagtatacttgagagggaaatcaggagggtaaaggGGGATTTGAGAGCATTTTGGCAAGTAAGGTTAGGGAGAAtacaaagggattctacaaatatattaaggacaaaagggtaactagggagagaataggggccctAAAATCAGCAAAGATGCCTATGTATGGAACTGTAGGAGAtaagggagatactaaatgagtattttgcaacagtatttactgtggaggaggCTATGGAAGCTTGACaaattggggaaataaatagtgacatcttggaaactgtccattttacagaagagctggtgctggacatcttgaaatgcataaaagtggataaatccctggaccagatcaggtgtatccgagaactttgtgttagggaagtgatttctgggcatcatgctgagatatttgtatcatcgatagccaccgGTGATGTGCCGGAAAACtgtaggttggctaatgtgataccactatttaagaaaggtggtaaggaaaagccagggaactatagtccaatgagcctgacattggtggtgggcaagttgttggagggaatcatgagggacaggatttacatgtatttggaaaggttaggattgattagggttagtcaacatggctttgtgcgtgggaaatcatgtctcactcaCAACTGAGTTTTCAGGAGAAGATTGATGAATGCAGAGAGGTGGATgtaatctgtatggacttcagtaaggcgtttgacaaggttccccatgggagactggttagcaaggttagatcacatggaatacagggagaacgcaCCATTTagattgaaggtaggagacagagggtggtggaggagggttgcttttcagactggagacctgtgaccagtggtgtgccacaagaatcgctACTGggtcactactttttgtcatttataaatgatttggatgtgaacataggaggtatagttaatatgtttgcagatgacaccaaaattggaggtgtagtggacagcgaagaaggttacctcagagaataacaagaccttgatcagatgggccaatgagccaaggaatggcagatcgagtttagtttacataaatttgaggtgctgcgttttgaaaaacaaatcagggcagaacacATACAACTAATGGTAAGTTCCTgctaaacaaaaagaccttgaagtgcagattcattgTTCATTTAAagttgagttgcaggtagatagggtagtgaagaaggcatttggtatgcttgcctttattggtcagtgtcgagagtgtgttgctggaaaagcacagcaggtcaggcagcatccgaggagcaggagaatcaatgttttgggcataagcccttcatcaggaatgaagcttgtggatcagggctgagagataaatgggaggggctggggttagggggaggtgataggtcggggggggagtGATAGACAGGTCTGGAgtgcggtgccaagttggaggcttgggactgaaataatgtgggtggaggggaaatgaggaagctgttgaaatccacatttaacccgtgtggttgtagggtcctaaggcagaatatgagggaggttcttcctccaggcatcgggtggtaatggtttggcgatggaggaggcccaggacctccatgtccttgatggagtggaagggggtgttgaagtgtttggccatggggcggtggggtgggggtgtgggtgtcccagagatgttctctggaaTGATCCGAAAGAAGGCATCCTGtatccccgatgt encodes the following:
- the LOC132828192 gene encoding probable gluconokinase isoform X2, which encodes MILILMGVSGSGKTAVGSCLANKLGWKFYDADDYHPKENKEKMVNGIPLDDEDRIPWLCTLHEILMREISFGENMILACSSLKRMYRRILTESLQCESRPSEDYPTQSPCHIYHG
- the LOC132828192 gene encoding probable gluconokinase isoform X1, with product MILILMGVSGSGKTAVGSCLANKLGWKFYDADDYHPKENKEKMVNGIPLDDEDRIPWLCTLHEILMREISFGENMILACSSLKRMYRRILTGEQSAVNRTLKENQEQSQLGCSKNILFVYLHGPIQLITKRLDSRKGHFMSPSLLQSQFATLEPPEGTENFINISIENSISEIVTEIERHLG